One window of Scheffersomyces stipitis CBS 6054 chromosome 1, whole genome shotgun sequence genomic DNA carries:
- the QUP3 gene encoding quinate permease, whose product MGHDDSPPQIYNRTLFLSVFVFGILGAARGYDEGCISGNITLPSFKSRFGLADTTKSADYLANLKSNITSMVQLGSIGGSIIAMYTVDKLGRVRALQAVCILWIIGAAIQVSAGSVGQLYAGRLIEGLAIGQTTTIGPSMTEIAPNKIRGLCVCIFSGAVYFGIFLGYCANYGSVLHQPNDSDIQWRITVSLKIVLAGIIFILSFLFCLESPRWLLQVNRPDEAIKNLSKLRHLPIDHPYIVAEVSDINEQVLEEKEAVESSNIFEKFKSIFTVKSYRYRFFAVSALAQILGQWSGANAITIYASELFSFAGIKGTDQLKMSAVLGVVKFISAYLSAFFIIDFLGRRRALYVGISVQLLSILYFAIFITIVPQADDVNYVLSPSQSKAARAALAAVFLSGTGWTMGFNSIQYLVGSEMFPLKIRSFAQSLVMVLHFGMQYGNSKAVPKMLLAMNNYGAFYFFVGVMVMSLFWAWFFVPEVTGRSLESMEDIFNLPWYIIGRKGPELCPDYSEINKITHTTSRGNTYVDNIAYNIDQSKIEQAYIEDINNNKAESLLRRDSEDKENEKKL is encoded by the exons ATGGGCCATGATGATTCTCCACCTCAGATCTACAACAGGACTTTATTCTTATCTGTGTTCGTGTTTGGTATATTAGGTGCAGCAAGAGGTTATGACGAAGGGTGCA TATCTGGTAATATCACTCTACCATCTTTCAAATCTAGATTTGGGCTCGCCGATACAACGAAGTCCGCGGACTACCTTGCCAATTTGAAATCCAATATCACTTCCATGGTTCAATTGGGCTCTATTGGAGGAAGTATCATTGCCATGTATACTGTTGATAAGCTTGGAAGAGTTAGAGCCTTGCAAGCTGTGTGTATCTTGTGGATTATTGGAGCTGCTATCCAGGTTTCGGCCGGCTCTGTTGGACAGTTGTATGCTGGAAGATTAATCGAGGGCCTTGCAATTGGCCAGACCACCACTATTGGACCCAGTATGACTGAAATTGCACCCAATAAAATTAGAGGGCTTTGCGTCTGTATCTTCTCTGGTGCTGTTTATTTTGGTATCTTCTTAGGATACTGTGCCAACTATGGAAGCGTTCTTCATCAGCCTAATGACTCAGATATACAATGGAGAATTACTGTTTCGTTGAAAATAGTTTTGGCGGGCattattttcattctttctttcctATTCTGTCTTGAAAGTCCTAGATGGTTGTTACAGGTTAACAGACCAGACGAAGCCATTAAAAACTTGTCCAAGCTTAGACATTTACCTATTGACCATCCATATATTGTTGCTGAAGTCAGCGATATAAATGAAcaagttttggaagaaaaagaagctgTTGAAAGCAGTAACATTTTCGAGAAGTTCAAATCTATATTCACTGTGAAATCATACAGGTACCGATTCTTTGCAGTTTCTGCTTTAGCACAAATTTTGGGTCAATGGTCTGGAGCTAATGCAATTACCATCTATGCTTCTGAATTGTTTAGTTTTGCAGGTATCAAAGGGACAgaccaattgaagatgtctGCTGTATTGGGTGTtgtcaagttcatttcAGCCTATTTAAGTGCATTCTTCATTATTGATTTCCTCGGCCGTAGAAGGGCATTGTACGTTGGTATCTCTGTTCAGTTGCTTTCTATCTTGTACTTTGCCATATTTATCACGATTGTTCCTCAGGCCGATGATGTCAACTATGTCTTGAGTCCCTCACAGAGCAAAGCTGCCAGGGCAGCTCTTGCTGCCGTTTTCCTTTCTGGAACAGGATGGACCATGGGTTTCAATAGTATTCAGTATTTGGTTGGTTCTGAAATGTTCCCATTGAAGATTCGTTCTTTTGCCCAATCTTTGGTTATGGTGTTGCATTTCGGAATGCAATATGGAAATTCTAAGGCTGTTCCCAAGATGTTATTGGCTATGAACAACTATGGTGccttctacttctttgttgGTGTAATGGTAATGTCTCTTTTCTGGGCTTGGTTCTTTGTTCCAGAAGTCACTGGAAGATCTTTGGAATCTATGGAAGATATTTTCAACCTTCCATGGTACATTATAGGTAGGAAGGGTCCTGAATTGTGTCCAGATTACTctgaaatcaacaaaattaCTCATACAACCAGTCGTGGTAATACTTATGTTGACAATATCGCCTACAATATCGACCAATCCAAGATTGAACAAGCTTATATAGAAGACATTAATAACAACAAAGCTGAAAGTCTCTTGCGTCGTGATTctgaagacaaagaaaacgaaaagaaGCTTTAG